In Gossypium hirsutum isolate 1008001.06 chromosome D06, Gossypium_hirsutum_v2.1, whole genome shotgun sequence, one genomic interval encodes:
- the LOC107901964 gene encoding uncharacterized protein, producing the protein MKESELSTEPIGQNLIKLISNLCFSVFVFSVLIFTVIAITYQPPDPWLESAPALTKLFTQTENATFKNDDSILKTGEDVVLVASPEVPPALAVNPITETVIKKSEEKILNLNLKSDCEDLKFVNCSDPRVLVTVERFNLKTFKFIVFLEYQTPVNGSKLDECDVAWRFRNKKEKSWRKYRDFRRFKFGIGENCTYNVVHAGGWHTGINARRPRNRPNTARSSGNLRLAPPVGDEEINDTIPTLGSEMNFRKGKYLYYARGGDYCKGMNHYLWSFLCGLGEAMYLNRTFVMDLSVCLSATYNPSNRDEEGKDFRFYFDFEHLKEVASVVEESEFLRGWKKWNRGRKRKVPVKKVTTYKVTPMQLKKDKSTIIWRQFDAPEPENYWYRVCEGQAAKYIQRPWHALWKSKRLMNIVTEISGQMDWDFDAVHVVRGEKAQNKELWPHLDADTSPDALLTKLKEMIQPWRNLYIATNEPFYNYFDKLRSQYKVHLLDDYMELWSNKSEWYNETTLLNDGKPVEFDGYMRVAVDTEVLYRAKTRVETFYNLTKDCKDGINTC; encoded by the coding sequence ATGAAGGAATCAGAGTTAAGCACTGAACCAATCGGACAAAATCTGATAAAACTGATAAGCAATCTATGCTTCTCAGTTTTTGTGTTTTCAGTGTTGATATTTACAGTTATTGCTATCACTTACCAACCCCCAGATCCATGGCTTGAATCAGCTCCGGCCTTAACCAAGCTCTTTACTCAAACTGAGAATGCCACTTTCAAAAACGACGATTCTATCCTTAAAACTGGTGAGGATGTAGTTCTTGTGGCATCTCCTGAAGTGCCCCCTGCTTTGGCAGTCAATCCCATCACGGAAACCGTGATCAAGAAGTCCGAAGAGAAAATCTTAAATTTGAACCTGAAATCAGATTGTGAGGACCTCAAGTTCGTAAATTGTTCGGATCCACGCGTTTTAGTCACAGTGGAGAGATTCAAtttgaaaactttcaaatttatTGTGTTTCTGGAGTATCAAACTCCGGTCAATGGGTCAAAACTGGATGAGTGTGATGTGGCTTGGAGGTTTAGGAACAAGAAAGAGAAGTCGTGGAGGAAGTACAGAGATTTTAGAAGGTTCAAGTTCGGGATCGGAGAGAACTGTACCTATAACGTGGTACATGCTGGTGGCTGGCATACAGGAATTAATGCTCGGAGGCCTAGGAATAGACCTAACACCGCAAGGAGTAGTGGGAATCTAAGGCTGGCACCACCGGTAGGCGATGAAGAGATAAATGATACTATTCCAACTTTGGGATCGGAAATGAACTTtagaaaagggaagtatttgtaTTATGCGCGGGGAGGGGACTACTGCAAGGGAATGAATCATTACTTGTGGAGTTTCTTGTGTGGTTTGGGGGAGGCTATGTATTTGAATAGAACATTTGTGATGGACTTGAGCGTATGTTTATCGGCAACTTATAATCCAAGCAATAGGGACGAGGAGGGAAAAGATTTCcggttttattttgattttgagcaTCTTAAGGAGGTAGCATCTGTTGTGGAGGAGAGTGAGTTCTTGAGAGGTTGGAAGAAATGGAATAGGGGCCGTAAAAGAAAAGTGCCAGTCAAGAAGGTTACAACCTATAAAGTCACACCTATGCAACTTAAGAAGGATAAGAGCACGATAATTTGGAGGCAGTTTGATGCACCAGAGCCGGAAAACTATTGGTACAGGGTATGTGAGGGGCAAGCAGCTAAGTACATTCAGAGGCCATGGCATGCTTTATGGAAATCAAAGAGATTGATGAATATAGTGACTGAGATCAGTGGACAAATGGACTGGGATTTTGATGCTGTTCATGTGGTTCGAGGGGAAAAGGCACAAAATAAAGAACTCTGGCCGCACTTGGATGCCGATACCTCTCCTGATGCTCTTCTCACAAAGCTCAAAGAAATGATTCAGCCTTGGAGGAATCTTTACATAGCAACAAACGAGCCATTCTATAATTACTTTGATAAATTGAGGTCTCAATATAAGGTCCATCTGCTTGATGACTACATGGAATTATGGAGTAACAAGAGCGAGTGGTACAATGAGACAACATTGCTGAATGATGGGAAACCAGTTGAGTTTGATGGATACATGAGAGTTGCTGTGGACACTGAGGTACTTTACCGGGCGAAGACGCGTGTagaaaccttttacaatttaACTAAAGATTGCAAGGATGGAATCAATACATGCTGA